Proteins encoded by one window of Colletes latitarsis isolate SP2378_abdomen chromosome 5, iyColLati1, whole genome shotgun sequence:
- the LOC143341887 gene encoding uncharacterized protein LOC143341887, whose product MLIARGTIGTGSTFSSRRSSAICQGFYAAAPQLDLNFVLQSCKAFETEGSNREAGSEGDSGGASVPRSLPNYYAQDRVRNAYAKGSFADCFRKPFGCPKCGRCFTVKGNMTRHLKYECGQAPRFQCPYCEFRSKQTSNVMSHIRTRHTGQRVYVVHLKYEN is encoded by the exons ATGTTGATCGCTCGAGGAACGATCGGAACTGGTTCGACGTTTTCGTCTAGAAGATCATCCGCAATTTGTCAAG GTTTCTATGCAGCGGCGCCACAGTTGGATCTAAACTTCGTTTTACAATCTTGCAAGGCGTTCGAGACCGAGGGCAGCAACAGGGAGGCTGGCAGCGAGGGTGACTCCGGCGGCGCGTCCGTCCCGAGGTCACTGCCGAATTACTACGCTCAGGATAGGGTGAGGAACGCCTACGCCAAGGGATCGTTCGCCGATTGCTTCAGGAAGCCGTTCGGTTGCCCCAAGTGCGGACGATGCTTCACCGTCAAGGGCAACATGACCAGGCATCTGAAATACGAGTGCGGCCAAGCGCCGAGGTTCCAGTGTCCTTATTGCGAGTTCCGTAGCAAGCAAACGTCCAACGTGATGTCTCACATCAGAACCAGGCACACCGGCCAAAGAGTTTACGTGGTGCATCTTAAATACGAGAACTGA
- the LOC143341894 gene encoding longitudinals lacking protein, isoforms A/B/D/L-like, which yields MEEAKDFDYEEEKPLSSRRRRTSALRDIERHTCSRCSKSYIHAWHLKRHTKFECGQEPKVQCPYCAARMKQRGHVYRHIRQCHRGQNVYVIDLN from the coding sequence ATGGAAGAGGCGAAGGACTTTGATTACGAGGAAGAGAAACCGTTGAGCTCGAGGAGACGAAGAACCAGCGCCCTTCGCGACATCGAGAGGCACACGTGCTCCAGGTGCTCCAAGAGTTACATTCACGCGTGGCACTTGAAGAGGCACACCAAGTTCGAGTGCGGCCAGGAACCGAAAGTCCAGTGCCCTTATTGTGCCGCGCGAATGAAGCAACGCGGCCACGTTTACAGACACATTCGACAGTGCCATCGCGGTCAGAACGTCTACGTGATCGATCTCAACTAA
- the LOC143341898 gene encoding zinc finger X-chromosomal protein-like: MSYHCPRCNAGYTYKKTLKTHMKYDCGKEPRFKCPYCNKRDKCSSNIYKHVRMRHDGMPVIVHKN, from the coding sequence ATGTCCTATCATTGTCCCAGGTGTAACGCGGGCTACACTTACAAGAAGACCTTGAAGACCCACATGAAGTACGACTGCGGCAAAGAGCCAAGATTCAAGTGTCCTTATTGCAACAAGAGGGACAAGTGCTCGTCGAACATTTACAAGCACGTCAGGATGCGACACGATGGGATGCCCGTGATCGTGCACAAAAATTAG
- the LOC143341891 gene encoding longitudinals lacking protein, isoforms A/B/D/L-like codes for MDFPIGRIANRTIYDSDDRYRHLCPKCNRSYKHRSNMMRHYKYECGSLQRFECPYCKHHLRQRTHVWTHIRTLHPDRELYCVDIVTNARLTHPEYSISLKSVQFSFSP; via the exons ATGG ATTTCCCCATCGGCCGGATCGCGAACCGTACGATCTACGATAGCGACGATCGTTATCGTCATCTCTGCCCGAAATGCAATCGCAGTTACAAGCATCGCAGCAACATGATGCGCCATTACAAGTACGAGTGCGGATCGCTTCAGAGGTTCGAGTGTCCCTATTGCAAGCATCATCTGCGTCAGCGTACGCACGTCTGGACGCACATACGCACCCTCCATCCCGATCGCGAGCTATACTGCGTGGACATCGTCACGAACGCGAGGCTCACACATCCGGAATACTCGATCTCCCTCAAGTCCGTCCAGTTCTCATTCTCGCCTTAA